From the genome of Vibrio porteresiae DSM 19223, one region includes:
- a CDS encoding class I SAM-dependent methyltransferase, with amino-acid sequence MNPNYYNQNAQEFFDNTVAVDMSSLYQAFEAHLPKHAHVVDAGCGSGRDTGYFLSQGYNVTSFDASKEMAKLASEHTGHAISHSTFLDFQLPPESQHGIWACATLLHVPQHDLEKTFAHLATWLKPNGILYCSFKYGDGEVERGGRQFTNLTESSLKQVISGLGLEVKELWVTHDLRAGRADEKWLNAILVK; translated from the coding sequence ATGAACCCGAACTACTACAACCAAAACGCCCAAGAGTTTTTCGACAACACTGTTGCTGTGGATATGTCTTCGTTATATCAAGCGTTTGAAGCCCATTTACCTAAGCATGCGCACGTGGTGGATGCAGGGTGTGGTTCGGGGCGAGATACCGGTTATTTTCTAAGCCAAGGCTACAACGTCACCTCATTTGATGCATCAAAAGAGATGGCTAAACTCGCCAGTGAACACACGGGTCATGCTATCTCGCACAGTACTTTTCTTGATTTTCAGTTACCGCCAGAAAGCCAACATGGTATTTGGGCCTGTGCCACCCTTTTGCATGTTCCGCAACATGACTTAGAAAAAACCTTCGCTCATTTAGCTACTTGGCTTAAGCCTAATGGCATTCTCTATTGCTCATTTAAATATGGCGACGGTGAAGTGGAACGTGGTGGCCGCCAGTTTACCAACCTCACCGAATCCTCATTAAAACAAGTAATCAGCGGATTGGGATTAGAGGTGAAAGAGCTTTGGGTCACCCATGATCTCAGAGCTGGCAGAGCTGATGAAAAATGGCTGAATGCCATCTTGGTGAAGTAA